From Bacillus sp. Marseille-P3661:
ACTCCGAAACATATTGAATAAGCGTGATATCCTCGACATCTTTCAATTCAGAAAAAATACAATCCATAACCGGTTTCCCGCCTTTATGAAGGTTCTCTTTCCCCCAATTTTTAATCGCGAGTTCTCGTGTTTCAGGATTGTAACGGATCAACATATGGTGTTCCTCGAATCGCACCATTAATGAATGAACACTCTCAATCGAATAGCCCAAATCAAATGCCATTTGTTTTATCGTAATTCGATAAATTCCACTTTGAGTCGTATGTGGATTTGTAAGCAAATAAAGGTAAAAATATTTATCCTCCGGCGTCATTTCTTCTAAAACCATCGGACTTTTCCAAAAATCAGTATGCACAATTCTATACTTTGCCACCCTCATCACAGCCCTTTCTTCGTATAAAATTTCCCTTCATACTATAAATAGGTATCATTGCAGAAAAAAGGGGAAGGTTTTCTACTAAAATTTTGACTTTTTTTGAACAATTATAGAGATTGAAAAAACAAATCATTTGATCAACCTTTGTTTTATAAATTGTTGTAAAAATAAATAAAAAACTATTAAACAGTGAAATGCCCATTTTAAGCAATCCTAGTACAAGGAATTAATGTGGTAGAGAGGAACTCAAATTAAGGAAAAATCAACATGCTATGAAAAGGGGAAGGAAACGGTTTGCTGTGGAAGTAAAATTACAATAAACGTGTACATAAAATATAAAAACACTATTGGGAGTCAAAAAAAGTAATCGTTCAAGAAGATTTAGGTCTGTGGTCAATTGATAAAATTTATGCAGTGGATGAGACGAACAATGTACTAGAGGTCGCTTGCTGATAATGAATTATTAAAATTACTAGTTCGAGTCCTATTGACACCATTTGTAGCAATAAGTTATTTGATACTCCATCCAATCCTAATATATTTATTAAGTACATTTGCAATTTTATTTATTTGGAGAAAATACTATTTCAAATCTTATACACACTAAACAAAAAAGGCAGTCATTCACTAACACACTATTTATAATGTGCTAACGGATGACTGCCTTAATGTATATAAAAACTTGAAGAATCGAAGTTATTTCTAATTTATGAATTGTTTTGCAACTGTAATTATCTCTGATTCATACTTTTGTATTTCATTTATATTTTCAATCCTATAAGTTGTCTTATTTTTGTCGTTTAGCTGAATATATTTACTACTTGGACTATTTAATCCAAGTCTACAAATCCATTTACGAATACTATCGTCTAAAAGTACATTAAAGTACGATTTATTATCTCGATAATATACTCTTTCTGATTCAACATGACCTTTTAACATTAATTTAACTAAAACATAACCTTCAATTTCTTCTTCGGTGGTTATTATCTCTGATTCTTCTGCTACTTCAATTTTCTCTTCAGTATCTATAGTAGCAGCAGCCTCTTGATTTGGTTGAATTTCATCATTTGTATTAGTTGAATTAAGTGCTTTTTGTAACTTATCATTGACACGTTCATTCACAAACTGATTTAATGAATTTTTCACTATTTCTCTAAAATTATCAATCACTTTTTGAGTTTTAATTCCACTATAAACATCATTTAAGATGAATTTAATAAATTCGTCTGTTGGTTCATTCCATTGATTCTCTAAAAACTTCTTAATTTCACTAGTATATTTTAACTCTGATGCAGTATTTAACACATTTTCAACATCAAAATCATTTTTTCTGAATTTTGCCAACTCCTGAATCTTGTTATCTCTTAATTCAAGAATGTTAAATATAAAGAAAGGCTTTGTATCCATCTTATTTTGTTCATCTAAGTCTGTAAAAAATTTATATTCAATTCCGTTTGTAAGAATTGCAAATTTAGCTTTTGTCGTTCCAAAATATCTAAATAGCTGAGAATCATGTTTATCCAATTTTTCGCTAACACTCTTAGCTTCAATCAAAATAATCGGTTCTTCACCTTGCATTATTGCATAATCAATTTTTTCACCCTTTTTTATTCCAACATCAGCTACAAACTCTGGAATTACTTCAAGGGGATTAAATACATCATATCCCAAAGCCTGTATTAAAGGCATTATTAAACTAGTTTTAGTAGCTTCTTCAGTTTTAATATTTGTTATAACTCTTTCAAACCTATTTGATAATGACTTAATCTGCTGAACAAACTCCTCCATATCCCCAACTCCTTGACTATTATATAACCAACTTATAACATTTTAGTTCTTTTTATGCAGGAGATTTAGCATAAATTATAAAACATATTTAAGTTATTAGTTTAATAGGTGTATTTATGTATCAATCTTTAATCCCTTCTTATTTCACTAATAAATTTTAGTATCTAATATGAATGCAATGCAACTGCACTTTAAACTATTTATATAGTGCATTTATGTATCAATTTTATTATTTACATAATCTTTTAGCTAATTTACGATCATTAGGTAACTTATATTGCTTGCCCTTTAACTTACCATTAGGTAAATAGTATTTAGCCCTTTCAACCCACTCACGTTTACTATGATACCTCTGGATTGTATTCCAAATTGCTCTACCCTCAGATAAATACAATAATATTGATCAACTAACTTCCATGTTTCAGTCATTTAATTTCCCCACACACAAAAAAAAGCAACCTTCCAATTAAGAAAAGTTGCTTTCTTATCCAAATACCGCTGAAACTCCACCGGCTGCCTGACTTAAATCTATAGAACCTACAACTTTTAATGTGCCAATTACATATGAAACGAAAATTGTTTAGTGTAATAGATTTTAGCGATATCGTTGTATATGTAAAACGACAACGACAAAAACATGGAACAGATAAGGAAAATGTGAAACCAATTGAACCGCTGAACAGGCTATCTTGGAAACTGAAACCCATAAAAGAAAAATAGATTCTTATACCATGATATTGGAAGGAGAGTTCTAATAAGCGAGATTAAGCATTTACAGGAGATCATGAAGACTCTCCGACTCGTTGAAACTGCAAATAACATTCCAACGTTGATAAGAGATGCTGAACAGAATGACCTTTCTTTTACTCAATTTTCAAGCGGCCGGGAGGAATCGAATCTCCGACGCACGATTTAGGAATTGGTTAATTAGCTCTTTACCTTATTCGGTTTTGTTTGGAAGTTGATTTAATAAGGTTTTGTATGATTTCAGTTTGTCTTAGTTTGGTGTTTTTAGGTACTTTTTTGGAATTTTTGTTCCCAAATGGTTCCCAACTCTTCACATAAGATTCCTTAGCCCTTTCTTCGTCCTTGATATTGGTGCTGTTTGGTTTTATAGAATAAGGTTAAGTCAAAACTTTTATTATTCATAATTCCAAACCACAAGTTTCATTTCTGTCATTTCCTCAATAGTATATTTTAAACCCTCACGTGCATTTCCGCTTTCTTTTACACCACCGTAAGGCATTTGGTCAACTCTATATGTCGGAATATCATTAATCATAACTCCCCCAACTTCAAGACGCTTAGATGCCATTATTGCTGTATTAATATCTCTCGTGAAGATCCCTGCTTGTAGACCATACTTTGAATCATTTATTCGCTCAATGCCTTCCGCAACATTATTAATTGGATTAATTGTAACTATTGGTGCAAAGACTTCTTGGCAAGACACTTTAGATCTTGAGTTAGCGTCTAAAATGATTGTCGGTAGTAATATATTGCTCTTAATTTTCCCACCAGTAACAATGGTCGCCCCTTCTTCTACAGCCTCATCAATCCAATTTTTTGCTCGATCCAAATCGTTTGGAGAAATTAGAGTTGAAATATCTGTTTTTTCATCTAGAGGGTCACCTATTACAAGCTTTTCAGTAGCCTCTTTAAACTTAGAGATAAATGAATCCAATAAACTATCATGGATAAATATTCTTTGAAGAGAGATACACACTTGCCCTTGATTAGAAAAAGCGCCTACGACGCATTTGGGAATAATTTTATCTAAATCAACCCCTTCATCTATAATAAGTCCAGCGTTAGATCCTAGTTCTAAGGCAACCTTCTTAAAACCAGCCTTATTTCTGATTCCTAATCCAACTTCAGGGCTACCAGTGAATGTTACCATACTGACCTTATCACTATTTACAAGTTTATCCCCAACTAATCGGCCACTCCCAGTCACAACATTAAATGCACCCTCTGGTATCCCAGCTTCTTCTAAGAGTTCAGAAAGGAAAAGAGCCGATAAAGGAGTTTGAGAGGCTGGTTTTAACACAATTGTATTTCCTGCTGCAATAGCAGGACCAACCTTATGAGATACTAGATTCATCGGAAAATTAAATGGGGTAATGGCAGCAACAACACCTATCGGCTCTCTAAGCGTATAACCTAATCTATTCGCACCATTTTTTGCAGCATCTAAAGGAATCATTTCACCTTGTATACGCTTCGCCTCTTCTGCAGCAAATTTATAAGTCTCAATCGTTCTATCTACTTCTCCTAATGCGAATTTTATCGGCTTTGCTGACTCTAAAGCAATAATATGACCAACTTTTAATCTATTTTCTTTTAACAAGTTAACTAGTTTCTCTAGAATCTCAGCTCTTTGATACGCTGTTAATCGGGCCATGTTATCACGTGCATTGTATGCAGCATCTATTGCGGCATCTACTTGATCCTCTGATGCTTGCGGTATTTCTGCAATTTTTTCTTGTGAATAAGGGGAATACAAATCTACATACTTTTGAGATTCCACCCATTTACCATTTATGAATAGTTTTTTTCTCACTGTTTATCCTTCTTTCCATAATTCAAGTTATATAGGTGCCTCTATTTATAAGGATGATAAAATTGACACATACTCAAATCGAGGCAAAATATTATTCAAGGTGCCATTCTTATTTTCTAGTATAAATCCCTTATCTTTCATATCATCATAAAAAACACGTTTAATTAAGTAGTTGGATACTCCAATTTATTTTTATTTTTTTTCTTAAAATCTTTAACAAATTTACTAAAAATAGGAAATAGAATTAACGCAAATATAAAAATCATTATTATGATAGAACTAAATCTTTGAAAAAAAATCCCGTAGCTTCCTTCTGAGAGGATTAATGTTCTACGTAAGTTAGTTTCTATTATTGGACAAAGAACAAATGCTAGAATAAAACTTGGCATTGAAAATTTTAATTTATTTAAGATAAAACTTATGATTCCAATAAATAGGGCTAACCATAAATTAAAGAAAGACTGAGTAGAGGCATATAGTCCTAATATTGATAGAATAACAACACCTGGCACAAGGATAGTGGTAGGTATGGTTAATAC
This genomic window contains:
- a CDS encoding aldehyde dehydrogenase family protein, encoding MRKKLFINGKWVESQKYVDLYSPYSQEKIAEIPQASEDQVDAAIDAAYNARDNMARLTAYQRAEILEKLVNLLKENRLKVGHIIALESAKPIKFALGEVDRTIETYKFAAEEAKRIQGEMIPLDAAKNGANRLGYTLREPIGVVAAITPFNFPMNLVSHKVGPAIAAGNTIVLKPASQTPLSALFLSELLEEAGIPEGAFNVVTGSGRLVGDKLVNSDKVSMVTFTGSPEVGLGIRNKAGFKKVALELGSNAGLIIDEGVDLDKIIPKCVVGAFSNQGQVCISLQRIFIHDSLLDSFISKFKEATEKLVIGDPLDEKTDISTLISPNDLDRAKNWIDEAVEEGATIVTGGKIKSNILLPTIILDANSRSKVSCQEVFAPIVTINPINNVAEGIERINDSKYGLQAGIFTRDINTAIMASKRLEVGGVMINDIPTYRVDQMPYGGVKESGNAREGLKYTIEEMTEMKLVVWNYE
- a CDS encoding type I restriction endonuclease, producing MEEFVQQIKSLSNRFERVITNIKTEEATKTSLIMPLIQALGYDVFNPLEVIPEFVADVGIKKGEKIDYAIMQGEEPIILIEAKSVSEKLDKHDSQLFRYFGTTKAKFAILTNGIEYKFFTDLDEQNKMDTKPFFIFNILELRDNKIQELAKFRKNDFDVENVLNTASELKYTSEIKKFLENQWNEPTDEFIKFILNDVYSGIKTQKVIDNFREIVKNSLNQFVNERVNDKLQKALNSTNTNDEIQPNQEAAATIDTEEKIEVAEESEIITTEEEIEGYVLVKLMLKGHVESERVYYRDNKSYFNVLLDDSIRKWICRLGLNSPSSKYIQLNDKNKTTYRIENINEIQKYESEIITVAKQFIN